The DNA region TACTGGCTGAGCGCCAGCACCCGCGTCATCTTTTGAAGAGGCTGAAGCGGACAGCGTCTTGTAGAATCCTTCAGATGACATAGATTGATATTGTCATTTGAAGGAGGACGCATGTGCTGAACTCGCTCGAAGCCTCTCCCACCCCGGTCCCGGTCTCCCAGGGATTTTCGGTCGAAGCCGACCGCAAGCGCCTTTCAGCGACCGCGCTGAAAGCCTTCCGCCGCCTCATGACGCAGTGGGACCTGACCAGCCAGCAGGCCGCAGCCCTTCTCGGAGTGTCGCTTAGCACCTGGGAACGGCTGAAGCCGGAGACGGTGTCGAAGACCCTCAGCCAGGACCAGATGACCAGGATCTCCGTTCTCACGGGCATCTACAAGGCGCTGCATCTGCTCTTCGTCGACGCCATGGCCGACCGCTGGCCGAGCCTCGAAAACACCGGCCCCCTTTTTGATCGTCGTAGCCCGATCGCTGCCATGATCGAAGGCGGCATTCCCCACATGCTCGAGGTTCGCCGCTATCTCGACGCGGTGCGTGGGGGAAACTGAGTGGAACTCGCCGGCGTCCCGGTGTCGATGCTCGCATTTTCCCGGACGGTCCGGCTGGTCTCCACGGCCAGACTGCGGGCCCCCGTGCTCGAACCTCTCGTCGATACGACGGACGAGCTGCAGCAACTGGCCGAGATCGAGGCCGCCACATCGCATCGCCTGCAGGCTGAGACGCGGGGGATTTCCGGTCTTGATGCCCGCGAGCTCGTCTATGACGTACCGCATGCACATTTTATCAATGCCAGCTTCGCCTATGCCAAGCCGCGCGAGCCGAACCGCTTCAATGGCGAGCTGCGCGGTGCCTGGTATGCGGCGCTGGAGGTAAAGACCTGCTTTGCGGAAATCAGCTTTCACATGACCGAATTCCTCGCCCGCACCGGCGTCTTCGAAGCGGTCGCCGACTACGCGGAAATGTATTGCAGCGTATCGGGAGAGTTTCTGGATCTGCGGGATCAAACAGCGCATCCGGCTCTGTCACCGGACAAGTCTATCGGATATTCGCAAGGCAATCGGCTGGCACTGGAGGCGAGACGCGCGGGCCTGAACGGCATCATCTATCCCTCGGTCCGCCACCCAGGTGGCACCTGCTTGGCCATCCTGCGGCCCGCCGCCGTCCAGTCCGTCCGCCAGGGTGATGTCTGGCGATTGTCCTGGAAGGGCGGACCGGAGCCAGTGGTCGAGGGACCGATCGCGACCTGAAGCTTCGGCGAACGACGAGCTCTGCCCTCAGACGATCTCCGTCCCTGAGATCTGAATGCCAAACCCTTCAAGCCCGACATAATGCCGCTCGCGTGAAGCCATAAGCCGGATCGAATTGACGCCCAGATCTTTGAGAATCTGCGCACCAAGTCCGATTTCCAGCCACTCGCTTTCACGCGCCTGCGCCTCGCTATGCGCCTCGCGATCATGTTTGCCACTACGGGCCGTAGTGGAAACGCCGACCCCGACCGAACCCTCGCGCAGGTAAACGACAACGCCGCGGCCCTTGTCGGCGATCCGCTTCATGACGCCGTCGATCTGCCGGTTAGAGCCGAACACGTCGCGCCCGACATCTTCGAGATGCAGGCGCACCGGAATGTCCTCGCCGTCTCTGATATCGCCGAAGACCACCGCCAGGTGCTGCATCGGGTCCCAGGGCAGGGAATAGGCATAGGCCTTGGCCGGACCATAAGGCGTCTGGATGTCGAACTTCGACTTGAGCTCGATCAGCGTTTCCTTGCGCTGCCGATAGGCGATGAGATCGGCGACCGAGACCTGTTTCAGTCCGTTCTGCTCGGCAAAGGCCGCCACCTGCGGCCCGCGCATCACGGTGCCGTCGTCATTGACCAGCTCCGAGATCACGCCGATCGGTGGCAGGCCCGCCATGTTACAGAGGTCTACGGCCGCTTCCGTATGGCCCGAGCGCATCAACACGCCACCCTCGCGAGCGACCAGCGGAAAGATGTGGCCTGGCCGGACAAAATCGGAGGCGCCGACATTGGGGTTGGCGAGATTGCGCACGGTCAGTGTGCGGTCATCGGCGGAAATGCCCGTCGAGGTGCCGTGTTTGAAATCGACCGAGACGGTGAAGGCCGTGGTATGCGCACTGTCGTTTTCCGCCACCATAGCCGAGAGGTTCAGCCGTTTCGCCTCTTCCTTCGGCATCGGGGCGCAGACGATGCCCGAGGTGTGGCGCACGATGAAGGCCATCTTTTCCGGCGTGCAATGCACGGCAGCGACGATCAGGTCGCCCTCGTTCTCGCGCCCGTCATCATCCATGACCACCACGATTTCGCCCGCCTCGAAGGCGCGCAAGGCCTCGACGACACGTTTCTGGTCATAGCTCATGCGACGTCCTCACCTTATACGGTTGTTCTGGCCACGGTCTCTCAACATATGATCGAGAATGATGCAGGCGAGCATCGCCTCGCCCACCGGCACGGCGCGAATGCCGACGCAGGGGTCGTGCCGGCCCTTGGTGCGCACATCGACATTGTTGCCGTCCGAATCGATCGACTGGCGCTCGGTCAGGATCGAGGAGGTCGGCTTGATTGCGAAACGCGCGACGATCGGCTCGCCCGTCGAGATACCGCCCAGGACGCCGCCGGCATGGTTCGACAGGAAGATCGGTTTGCCGTCATTGCCCATGCGCATCTCGTCGGCGTTTTCCTCGCCGGTGATCTCGGCCGCCTGGAAGCCGTTGCCGACCTCGACGCCCTTGACCGCGTTGATCGACATCAGGCCGGAGGCGATGTCCTGGTCGAGCTTGCCGTAGACCGGCGCTCCGATCCCGGCCGGCACGCCTTCGGCGACCACCTCGATCACGGCGCCGATGGAAGAGCCTGCCTTGCGGATGCCGTCGAGATAGTCCTCGAAAACCGGAACCATCGCCGCATCCGGGCAGAAGAACGGGTTCTGGTCGACCTGCGCCCAATCCCAGTTGTCACGGTTGATCTTGTGCGTTCCGATCTGCACCAGCGCGCCGCGGATGGTGACGCCGGGCATGGCGAGCCGTGCCAGCGCACCGGCGGCAACACGCGCGGCGGTTTCGCGAGCGGACGAGCGGCCGCCGCCGCGATAGTCACGGATCCCGTATTTCAGATCGTAGGTATAGTCGGCATGGCCGGGGCGATAACGCTTGGCGATCTCGCCGTAATCCTTCGAACGCTGGTCGGTGTTTTCGATGAACAGACACACCGGCGTGCCGGTGGTGATCATCGATCCGTCTTCCTGTGGCATGACGCCGGAGAGCACCTTGACGATGTCGTCCTCGCGCCGCTGGGTGACGAAGCGCGACTGGCCGGGCTTGCGCTTGTCCATGAAGACCTGGAGGTCCTCCTGTCTGAACTGAACACCCGGAGGGCAGCCGTCGACGACCGCGCCGAGCGCCGGGCCGTGGCTTTCGCCCCAGGTGGTGACGCGGAAGAGATGACCGAAGGTATTGTGAGACATGGACTGAAGAACCACTCATTTCCACCCGCCGGACCGTCTCCCAGCGGGGCTTGCCTTGGATGGCGACACTCATAGAGCAAATGGTCGAAGTCTGTGAAGCGCTTTCACGCGCAACGGCGCCGAAAACGCCCAGACGCAGTGTCCGTGCGGGAAAGACAGGCACGGATGCCAGCAGTTACGAAGCCTTCTGCTGCGGCAGGCGGTTCACAAAGCGGGTGAAGTCGTCAAACGACAGAGGTTTGGCGAAGGCATAACCCTGCAGGTAGTCGCAGCCCAGTTGGCGCAGCATGCCGGCATGTTCGTGCGTCTCAACCCCTTCGGCCACCGTCTCGATGCCGAGCGAGCGGGCAATCTCAACGATGTTGCGCACCAGACTGCGCTCCTGCGGCTGCACGGTGATCGGCATGACCAACTGGCGGTCGATCTTCAGCCGCTTGGGTTTCAGCTTCAACAGCGAGACGATTGAGGTGTGTCCGGTGCCGAAGTCGTCGATCTCGATGTCGATGCCGAGTGCCTTGATCTTCTCGATGTTCTCGGCGGCCTTCGTGTCGCTTTCGTCGAGGAAGATCGATTCCACCAGCTCGAAGCAGATCGATCCCGGCGTGATGGCCAGCCCCTGCAACTGTTCGATCAGGTTCTCGTCGTGCAGGCGCTTGGAAGACACGTTGACCGAAATCCGCGGCACGGCCATGCCCATCGCCGTCCAGCGCATCTGGTCCTTCAGCGCCGTCTGCAGCACGAGCTGGTCGATGCGGGCCATGACGTTCAGGTCCTCGGCGACCTTGAGGAAGTTGCCCGAGGCGAGCACGCCGCGATCGGGATGGCGCCAGCGCACCAGCGCCTCGGCGCCGCAGAGCTGCATGGTCTCGGCCTCGAACTGCGGCTGGTACCAGACGATGAACTCGTCGCGCTCGAGCCCGGCCAGCATGTCGTCTGCCATGCGCTTCTTGGCAATGATGTTGGCCTGCAGATCAGGCGTGAAGAATTCGTAGCAGTTCCGGCCCTTTTCCTTGGCCTGGTAGAGCGCGATGTCGGCATTGATCAGCACCTTGCGCGCATCCGGCATCAGGCCGGACGCCTGGGCAATGCCGATCGACACGCCGCAGCGGCAGTCGAAGCCTTCGAAATCGATCGGATGGCGCATCGCCTCGATGATCTGGCTGGAGAGGTTGGCAAGCTCCTCCATGCTCGTCGAACGGCGTGCCAGAACCACAAACTCGTCACCGCCGATGCGCGCGACCAGATCGCCGCGCGGCACGTGGCGACGCAGGATTTCGGCGGCATGCACCAGCATGGCGTCGCCGGCGGCGTGGCCGAGCGTGTCGTTGATCTCCTTGAAGCGGTCTAGGTCGAGATGCAGGATCGCGAACTTGGCGCGTTGCGTGGCATGGCCACGGCTCAAGCCATCGAGCTCCAGGTCGAGCTTGCGGCGATTGGCAAGCGAAGTCAGCGGGTCGTGCAGCGCGTTGAACTCGATGCGGTTCTTGGCCAGTTCCAGCTCGATGTTACGCGTATCGGCTTCCGCCTTGGCCGCCCGCATCTGCTCGGCGAGCAGGGCGTCGGCCGTGACGTCAAAGGCAATGCCGATCATCTTCTTGCGCCCGTCGCGCCCGATATGCGGCTGGCCGACCGATCGGATGTAGCGGATCTCGTTGTTCGGCAGAATGACCTTCTGGGTGGTGTTTAACACCTGGTCGAGTG from Rhizobium glycinendophyticum includes:
- a CDS encoding antitoxin Xre-like helix-turn-helix domain-containing protein; this translates as MLNSLEASPTPVPVSQGFSVEADRKRLSATALKAFRRLMTQWDLTSQQAAALLGVSLSTWERLKPETVSKTLSQDQMTRISVLTGIYKALHLLFVDAMADRWPSLENTGPLFDRRSPIAAMIEGGIPHMLEVRRYLDAVRGGN
- a CDS encoding RES family NAD+ phosphorylase produces the protein MELAGVPVSMLAFSRTVRLVSTARLRAPVLEPLVDTTDELQQLAEIEAATSHRLQAETRGISGLDARELVYDVPHAHFINASFAYAKPREPNRFNGELRGAWYAALEVKTCFAEISFHMTEFLARTGVFEAVADYAEMYCSVSGEFLDLRDQTAHPALSPDKSIGYSQGNRLALEARRAGLNGIIYPSVRHPGGTCLAILRPAAVQSVRQGDVWRLSWKGGPEPVVEGPIAT
- the ribB gene encoding 3,4-dihydroxy-2-butanone-4-phosphate synthase: MSYDQKRVVEALRAFEAGEIVVVMDDDGRENEGDLIVAAVHCTPEKMAFIVRHTSGIVCAPMPKEEAKRLNLSAMVAENDSAHTTAFTVSVDFKHGTSTGISADDRTLTVRNLANPNVGASDFVRPGHIFPLVAREGGVLMRSGHTEAAVDLCNMAGLPPIGVISELVNDDGTVMRGPQVAAFAEQNGLKQVSVADLIAYRQRKETLIELKSKFDIQTPYGPAKAYAYSLPWDPMQHLAVVFGDIRDGEDIPVRLHLEDVGRDVFGSNRQIDGVMKRIADKGRGVVVYLREGSVGVGVSTTARSGKHDREAHSEAQARESEWLEIGLGAQILKDLGVNSIRLMASRERHYVGLEGFGIQISGTEIV
- the aroC gene encoding chorismate synthase produces the protein MSHNTFGHLFRVTTWGESHGPALGAVVDGCPPGVQFRQEDLQVFMDKRKPGQSRFVTQRREDDIVKVLSGVMPQEDGSMITTGTPVCLFIENTDQRSKDYGEIAKRYRPGHADYTYDLKYGIRDYRGGGRSSARETAARVAAGALARLAMPGVTIRGALVQIGTHKINRDNWDWAQVDQNPFFCPDAAMVPVFEDYLDGIRKAGSSIGAVIEVVAEGVPAGIGAPVYGKLDQDIASGLMSINAVKGVEVGNGFQAAEITGEENADEMRMGNDGKPIFLSNHAGGVLGGISTGEPIVARFAIKPTSSILTERQSIDSDGNNVDVRTKGRHDPCVGIRAVPVGEAMLACIILDHMLRDRGQNNRIR